In a genomic window of Zingiber officinale cultivar Zhangliang chromosome 9B, Zo_v1.1, whole genome shotgun sequence:
- the LOC122025795 gene encoding esterase AGAP003155-like encodes MGSLAAEVAADFGGAPRRPKFLCLHGFRTSGEIMRTQVVGKWPEEVTARLDLVFPDAPFPAEGKSDVDGIFPPPYYEWFQFDKSFMEYRNLNECFAYIENLMIEHGPFDGLMGFSQGAILSSALVGLQSRGLALTRVAKVKYLVVIGGAKFQSPAVVKKAYPSPPDCTSLHFLGDMDFLKASGEALLESFVNPYIIRHPKGHTVPRLDEKSMETMLEFLDKIEADLPCDETKHEEEAHLS; translated from the exons ATGGGGAGCCTCGCGGCGGAGGTTGCCGCCGACTTCGGCGGTGCGCCGCGGAGGCCGAAGTTCCTCTGCCTCCACGGCTTCCGCACCAGCGGCGAGATCATGCGGACGCAGGTGGTGGGGAAGTGGCCCGAGGAGGTCACCGCCCGCCTCGATCTCGTCTTCCCCGACGCCCCTTTCCCTGCCGAGGGCAAGTCCGACGTTGACGGGATCTTCCCTCCGCCCTACTACGAGTGGTTTCAGTTCGATAAG AGTTTCATGGAATACCGGAACTTGAACGAATGCTTCGCGTATATTGAGAACTTGATGATCGAACACGGACCGTTCGATGGCCTGATGGGGTTCTCCCAG GGCGCAATTCTCTCGTCGGCGCTCGTGGGTCTTCAATCTCGG GGTTTGGCGTTGACGAGGGTGGCGAAGGTGAAGTACTTGGTCGTGATCGGAGGGGCGAAGTTCCAGTCCCCGGCGGTGGTCAAGAAGGCGTACCCGTCTCCGCCGGACTGCACGTCGCTACATTTTCTAG GTGACATGGACTTCTTAAAGGCATCTGGAGAAGCACTGTTGGAGTCTTTTGTGAATCCTTACATCATCCGACATCCGAAGGGCCACACGGTCCCGAGACTTG ATGAGAAAAGCATGGAGACAATGCTTGAATTCCTGGACAAGATAGAAGCCGATCTGCCCTGTGATGAAACCAAGCATGAGGAAGAAGCCCATTTAAGTTAA